One window of the Burkholderia sp. FERM BP-3421 genome contains the following:
- a CDS encoding SDR family NAD(P)-dependent oxidoreductase, with translation MRSFSDKVAAITGAGSGMGRSLAVELARRGCHLALSDVNPEGLAQTVAACTPYGVRVTSQRVDVASREAVFAWARAAHDAHGRINLVFNNAGVSLAASASEASIEDFEWIMGINFWGVVHGTQAFLPYLRASGDGHVINTSSLFGLIAMPTQSAYNASKFAVRGFTEALRMELELEGAPVSATSIHPGGVATNIATASRIDTSIHALTGQDSDAHRRSANRLINVTSADAAARQILAGVERNARRVLVGADARRLDRLARLLGSAYQVLVLRFVRQSRARHLRRGADASSRDLDSSIRKDPA, from the coding sequence ATGAGGAGTTTTTCGGACAAGGTCGCCGCGATCACCGGCGCCGGATCGGGCATGGGGCGCAGTCTCGCCGTGGAACTCGCGCGGCGCGGCTGCCATCTCGCGCTCAGCGACGTCAATCCGGAAGGGCTGGCGCAGACGGTCGCCGCCTGCACGCCCTACGGCGTGCGGGTGACGTCGCAGCGCGTGGACGTCGCCTCGCGCGAAGCCGTGTTCGCCTGGGCGCGCGCCGCCCACGACGCGCACGGCCGGATCAACCTGGTCTTCAACAACGCGGGCGTGTCGCTCGCGGCGAGCGCCTCGGAGGCGTCCATCGAAGACTTCGAGTGGATCATGGGCATCAACTTCTGGGGCGTCGTGCATGGCACCCAGGCGTTCCTGCCTTATCTGCGCGCGTCGGGCGACGGCCACGTGATCAACACGTCGAGCCTGTTCGGCCTGATCGCGATGCCGACCCAGAGCGCCTACAACGCCAGCAAGTTCGCGGTGCGCGGCTTCACCGAAGCGCTGCGCATGGAACTCGAACTCGAAGGCGCGCCCGTCAGCGCGACCAGCATCCATCCGGGCGGCGTCGCGACCAACATCGCGACCGCATCGCGCATCGACACGAGCATCCATGCGCTGACCGGCCAGGACAGCGACGCGCACCGCCGCTCGGCCAACCGGCTCATCAACGTGACGAGCGCCGATGCGGCGGCGCGCCAGATCCTGGCGGGCGTCGAACGCAATGCGCGGCGCGTGCTGGTCGGCGCGGACGCGCGCCGCCTCGACCGGCTCGCACGCCTGCTCGGGTCCGCCTATCAGGTGCTGGTGCTGCGCTTCGTCCGCCAATCGCGCGCGCGCCACCTGCGGCGCGGCGCGGACGCCTCGTCGCGCGATCTCGATTCCTCCATCCGCAAGGACCCCGCATGA
- a CDS encoding transcriptional regulator, whose product MTQQDFLREAMGTMGMTREQFAERIGAKKRGLDNWLLPSDSKEFRAMPEMAWKFIREILQNHHEKA is encoded by the coding sequence ATGACGCAGCAGGACTTTCTGCGGGAGGCAATGGGCACGATGGGCATGACGCGCGAGCAGTTTGCGGAACGCATAGGTGCAAAGAAGCGCGGGTTGGATAACTGGCTTCTGCCCAGCGATTCCAAGGAGTTTCGCGCCATGCCCGAGATGGCGTGGAAGTTCATTCGCGAAATTTTGCAGAATCATCACGAAAAGGCTTGA
- a CDS encoding alpha/beta fold hydrolase, giving the protein MITTLLSAFVIVLAALVAFTFYTAGRITRLFPPEGKFIDIGADRLHYVDYGSGPPIVLVHGLCGQLRNFAYLDLRRLAQSHRVIVVDRPGSGRATRGARSGANVYAQARTIAMFIDALGLDRPVVVGHSLGGAIALAVGLNHPRQVSRLALIAPLTHVETEPPGPFRGLALRFALVRRLVSYTLGIPVSILQSRKAIDMIFAPEPVPKDFAVKGGGLMGLRPDAFYAASSDLVAAPDDLPDMERRYPSLEVPVDMLFGRGDVILNWQRHGEALKRKLDSVNLKVVDGGHMLPVTQPNATTEWLRDVAAAPRAQAEIQPAGQPG; this is encoded by the coding sequence GTGATAACGACGCTTCTCTCCGCTTTTGTCATCGTGCTCGCGGCGCTCGTCGCGTTCACCTTTTACACCGCAGGGCGCATCACGCGGCTGTTCCCGCCCGAGGGCAAGTTCATCGACATCGGCGCGGACCGCCTGCACTACGTCGACTACGGCAGCGGGCCGCCGATCGTGCTCGTGCACGGCCTGTGCGGCCAGCTGCGCAATTTCGCCTACCTCGACCTGCGGCGGCTCGCGCAGTCGCACCGCGTGATCGTGGTCGACCGGCCCGGTTCCGGCCGCGCGACGCGCGGCGCGCGTTCGGGCGCGAACGTGTATGCGCAGGCGCGCACGATCGCGATGTTCATCGACGCGCTCGGGCTCGACCGCCCGGTCGTGGTCGGCCACTCGCTGGGCGGCGCGATCGCGCTCGCGGTCGGCCTCAACCATCCGCGCCAGGTCAGCCGGCTCGCGCTGATCGCGCCGCTCACGCACGTCGAGACCGAGCCGCCCGGCCCGTTCCGCGGGCTCGCGCTGCGCTTCGCGCTGGTGCGCCGGCTGGTGTCGTACACGCTCGGCATCCCGGTGTCGATCCTGCAATCGCGCAAGGCGATCGACATGATCTTCGCGCCGGAGCCCGTGCCGAAGGACTTCGCGGTCAAGGGCGGCGGGCTGATGGGCCTGCGGCCCGACGCGTTCTATGCCGCCTCGTCCGACCTCGTCGCCGCGCCGGACGACCTGCCCGACATGGAGCGCCGCTACCCGTCGCTCGAGGTGCCGGTGGACATGCTGTTCGGCCGCGGCGATGTGATCCTCAACTGGCAGCGCCACGGCGAGGCGCTCAAGCGCAAGCTCGACAGCGTGAACCTGAAGGTGGTCGACGGCGGCCACATGCTGCCCGTCACGCAACCGAACGCGACCACGGAATGGCTGCGCGACGTCGCGGCCGCGCCGCGCGCGCAGGCGGAAATCCAGCCGGCCGGCCAGCCCGGCTGA
- a CDS encoding TetR/AcrR family transcriptional regulator has protein sequence MEKTLETPRKGRPYGGVSSEARAAERRAALIQAGTRLFGTTGFRKTTVRALCKEARLNDRYFYAEFESAEALLRATYQHHAEGLRAQVRQAVEAGGHERLDARIDAGLRAFFAFLRDTCAARVLLFEVMGVSAETDLTYQRNLLEFGWMIMSFAQPLETEDAARRADQRLIGLGLVGAMTNLAAAWLLTGYRDSEETMVRNCRQVLLGTLQYRGA, from the coding sequence ATGGAGAAAACACTCGAAACACCCCGCAAGGGGCGGCCCTATGGCGGCGTGTCGTCGGAGGCGCGGGCGGCGGAGCGGCGCGCGGCGCTGATTCAGGCGGGCACCCGGCTGTTCGGCACGACCGGCTTTCGCAAGACCACCGTGCGCGCGCTGTGCAAGGAGGCGAGGCTGAACGACCGCTATTTCTATGCCGAGTTCGAGAGCGCCGAGGCGCTGCTGCGCGCGACCTACCAGCACCACGCCGAGGGCTTGAGGGCGCAGGTGCGGCAGGCGGTCGAGGCGGGCGGGCACGAACGGCTCGACGCGCGCATCGACGCCGGCCTGCGCGCGTTCTTCGCGTTCCTGCGCGATACGTGCGCGGCGCGCGTGTTGCTGTTCGAGGTGATGGGCGTGAGCGCCGAGACCGATCTGACCTACCAGCGCAATCTGCTGGAGTTCGGCTGGATGATCATGTCGTTCGCGCAGCCGCTCGAAACCGAGGATGCCGCGCGGCGCGCGGACCAGCGGCTGATCGGGCTGGGGCTGGTCGGCGCGATGACCAACCTCGCCGCGGCGTGGCTGCTGACCGGCTATCGCGATTCGGAGGAGACGATGGTGCGCAACTGCCGGCAGGTGCTGTTGGGGACTTTGCAGTATCGGGGGGCGTGA
- a CDS encoding HEPN domain-containing protein codes for MLLDDGDINGACNRAYYAMFDAARAALLASGAPVDPSVVRTHNGVIAAFGLHLVKTGQVQPEWGRTLNRAQEIRQVADYTGDRVDMELATWVVEQSGLFIQAIRAAYQIDAPGPADEGPRQPRP; via the coding sequence TTGCTGCTCGATGATGGTGACATTAACGGAGCGTGCAATCGCGCCTATTACGCCATGTTCGACGCGGCGCGCGCCGCGTTGCTCGCCTCCGGTGCGCCGGTCGATCCGAGCGTCGTGCGAACGCACAACGGTGTGATCGCGGCCTTCGGCCTGCACCTGGTTAAGACCGGTCAGGTGCAGCCTGAGTGGGGCCGCACACTGAACCGGGCTCAGGAAATCCGCCAGGTGGCCGACTATACCGGCGACAGGGTGGACATGGAGCTGGCAACTTGGGTCGTCGAGCAGTCAGGCTTGTTCATTCAGGCGATTCGGGCCGCGTACCAGATTGATGCGCCGGGACCGGCTGACGAAGGTCCGCGACAGCCCCGCCCGTGA
- a CDS encoding LysR family transcriptional regulator, producing MADLRDVNLNRLTIFVAVVEAGSLTAAAARLGLAKTMVSTHMQRLEAEVGASLLVRTTRRLNVTEAGRAFYDASREILRATEAALAAVSGGAGPLRGTLRVSAAVDYGSLVVAPALVALRDAHPELEVDLQCDDRQVDLIAGNLDVAIRLGRLADSNYRAVRIGDFERWLVASPGFVARHAALDTPAAFDALPYIQLSSVPRATLELTHVSGGRATLRCRRAFASNTATACHAAVLAGGGFTVATSFASDEDLATGRLVRLLPGWSLPAGEIHAVFPSTRHPSAKVRALIEVLKARLAR from the coding sequence ATGGCGGACCTGCGCGACGTCAATCTGAACCGGCTGACCATCTTCGTCGCGGTGGTCGAGGCGGGCTCGCTGACCGCGGCGGCCGCGCGGCTCGGGCTCGCCAAGACCATGGTGAGCACGCACATGCAGCGGCTCGAAGCGGAGGTCGGCGCGAGCCTGCTGGTGCGGACCACACGGCGGCTCAACGTCACCGAGGCCGGCCGCGCGTTCTACGACGCGAGCCGCGAGATCCTGCGCGCCACCGAGGCGGCGCTCGCCGCGGTGTCCGGCGGGGCGGGCCCGCTGCGCGGCACGCTGCGGGTGAGCGCGGCGGTCGATTACGGTTCGCTCGTGGTCGCCCCGGCGCTGGTCGCGCTGCGCGATGCGCATCCGGAGCTGGAGGTCGACCTGCAATGCGACGACCGGCAGGTCGACCTGATCGCGGGCAATCTCGACGTCGCGATCCGGCTCGGCCGGCTCGCGGATTCCAACTACCGCGCGGTGCGGATCGGCGATTTCGAGCGCTGGCTCGTCGCGAGCCCCGGGTTCGTCGCGCGCCATGCGGCGCTCGACACGCCGGCCGCGTTCGACGCCCTGCCCTACATCCAGCTGTCCAGCGTGCCGCGCGCCACGCTGGAACTCACGCACGTGTCGGGCGGGCGGGCGACGCTGCGCTGCCGGCGCGCGTTCGCGTCGAACACGGCCACCGCCTGTCACGCGGCGGTGCTCGCGGGCGGCGGCTTCACGGTTGCGACCAGCTTCGCGTCGGACGAGGATCTCGCGACCGGCCGCCTGGTCCGGCTGCTGCCGGGGTGGTCGCTGCCGGCGGGCGAGATCCATGCGGTGTTCCCGTCGACGCGCCATCCGTCGGCCAAGGTGCGCGCGCTGATCGAGGTGCTCAAGGCGCGGTTGGCGCGCTGA
- a CDS encoding glutathione S-transferase family protein produces MSQSVPSKPIRLHTTALSGHGHRVQLFLSLLGLPVEIVPVDLFAGEQRTPAFLALNPFGQVPVIEDDGVVLSDSNAILVYLAKRYGDASWLPGDPAGAAEVQRWLSLAAGPIMYGPCRARLVTRFGAPYDLADAQATAVRLFELLDPQLAGKTFAVGATPTIADVAGYSYIAHAPEGGVSLEPYPNLRAWLARIEALPGFVALPAQA; encoded by the coding sequence ATGTCCCAATCCGTTCCGTCCAAGCCGATCCGCCTGCATACGACCGCGCTGTCCGGACATGGTCATCGCGTCCAGCTGTTCCTGTCGCTGCTCGGCCTGCCGGTCGAGATCGTGCCGGTCGACCTGTTCGCGGGCGAGCAGCGCACGCCGGCGTTTCTCGCGCTCAATCCGTTCGGCCAGGTGCCCGTGATCGAGGACGACGGCGTCGTGCTGTCCGACTCGAACGCGATTCTCGTGTATCTGGCGAAGCGCTACGGCGATGCGTCGTGGCTGCCCGGCGATCCGGCCGGCGCGGCCGAGGTGCAGCGCTGGCTGTCGCTGGCGGCCGGTCCGATCATGTACGGGCCGTGCCGCGCGCGGCTCGTGACGCGTTTCGGCGCGCCCTACGATCTCGCCGACGCGCAGGCGACGGCGGTGCGCCTGTTCGAACTGCTCGACCCGCAGCTGGCCGGCAAGACCTTCGCCGTGGGCGCGACGCCGACGATCGCGGACGTCGCGGGCTATTCGTACATCGCGCATGCGCCCGAGGGCGGGGTATCGCTCGAACCGTATCCGAACCTGCGCGCGTGGCTCGCGCGGATCGAGGCGCTGC
- a CDS encoding SDR family oxidoreductase, whose product MVDVNLKGVLWNIAAVLPHMDSRGAGQIINIASIGALSVSPTAAIYCATKFAVRALSDGLRQEHPTLRITCINPGVVESELADTITHAPTQAYMREYRAIALQPMDIGRAVRHVIESPMSVSVNELTIRPTGQTS is encoded by the coding sequence ATGGTGGACGTCAACCTCAAGGGGGTCCTGTGGAACATCGCGGCCGTGCTGCCGCACATGGATTCGCGCGGCGCCGGGCAGATCATCAACATCGCGTCGATCGGTGCGCTCTCGGTGTCGCCGACCGCCGCCATCTACTGCGCGACGAAGTTCGCGGTGCGCGCGTTGTCGGACGGCCTGCGCCAAGAGCATCCCACACTGCGGATCACTTGCATCAATCCCGGTGTCGTCGAAAGCGAGCTGGCCGACACGATCACGCACGCGCCGACCCAGGCGTACATGCGCGAGTACCGCGCGATTGCGCTGCAACCGATGGATATCGGGCGCGCGGTGCGCCACGTGATCGAGTCGCCTATGAGCGTCAGCGTGAACGAACTCACGATCCGGCCTACGGGCCAGACCAGCTGA
- a CDS encoding aminotransferase class I/II-fold pyridoxal phosphate-dependent enzyme — translation MTMTYEAFMQSGMRLDMSRGKPSPEQLDLATACFDAAGAPGHLSRDGIDCRNYGLPLGLPEARAFGAALLDVAPAQVAAMGNSSLELMHDALVFATLFGVPGGAPWRDIAFLCPVPGYDRHFSICASLGIRMINVPMRDDGPDLDFIEAQVRDDPAIKGIWCVPLYGNPTGAIYSAETVRRLASMPTAAPDFRLFWDDAYRFHHLTPTAHATPDVLAACAAAGHPDRALVFASLSKVTYGGGGVAFLAASKDNLDWWARHVSVRTIGPDKLNQLRHVRALRDRAGVDALMAGHRALLRPKFDAVHAAFGELLEGVPDVSWTRPAGGYFISLYGPRGSARRTVELAAQAGLVLTPAGAAYPHGRDPDDRHLRIAPSFPSLDEVTLAARGIALALRRAIQAD, via the coding sequence ATGACGATGACGTATGAAGCCTTCATGCAGTCGGGGATGCGCCTGGACATGTCGCGGGGCAAGCCCTCGCCCGAGCAGCTCGATCTCGCGACCGCGTGCTTCGACGCGGCGGGTGCGCCGGGCCATCTGTCGCGCGACGGCATCGATTGTCGGAACTACGGGCTGCCGCTCGGCTTGCCGGAGGCGCGCGCGTTCGGCGCCGCGCTGCTCGACGTCGCGCCGGCGCAGGTCGCGGCGATGGGCAATTCGAGCCTCGAACTGATGCACGACGCGCTGGTATTCGCGACCTTGTTCGGCGTGCCGGGCGGCGCGCCGTGGCGCGACATCGCGTTCCTGTGCCCGGTGCCGGGCTACGATCGCCACTTCTCGATCTGCGCGTCGCTCGGGATCCGCATGATCAACGTGCCGATGCGCGACGACGGTCCGGATCTCGACTTCATCGAGGCCCAGGTGCGCGACGATCCCGCGATCAAGGGCATCTGGTGCGTGCCCTTGTACGGCAATCCGACCGGCGCGATCTATTCGGCCGAGACCGTGCGGCGGCTCGCATCGATGCCGACGGCCGCGCCCGACTTCCGGCTGTTTTGGGACGACGCCTATCGCTTCCACCACCTGACGCCGACCGCGCACGCGACGCCCGACGTGCTCGCCGCGTGCGCGGCCGCGGGCCATCCGGATCGCGCGCTGGTGTTCGCCTCGCTGTCGAAGGTCACGTACGGCGGCGGCGGCGTTGCTTTCCTGGCCGCGTCGAAGGACAACCTCGACTGGTGGGCGCGCCATGTGTCGGTGCGCACGATCGGCCCCGACAAGCTGAACCAGCTGCGCCACGTGCGCGCGCTGCGCGACCGCGCCGGCGTCGATGCGCTGATGGCCGGCCATCGCGCCTTGCTGCGTCCGAAGTTCGATGCGGTGCACGCGGCGTTCGGCGAGCTGCTGGAGGGGGTGCCGGACGTCTCGTGGACACGGCCGGCGGGCGGCTACTTCATCAGCCTGTATGGGCCGCGCGGCAGCGCGCGGCGCACGGTCGAGCTGGCCGCGCAGGCGGGGCTCGTGCTCACGCCCGCGGGCGCGGCCTATCCGCACGGCCGGGATCCGGACGACCGGCACCTGCGGATCGCACCGTCGTTCCCGTCGCTCGACGAAGTCACGCTGGCCGCGCGCGGCATCGCGCTGGCGCTGCGCCGCGCGATTCAGGCGGACTGA
- a CDS encoding flavin-containing monooxygenase, whose protein sequence is MSPTADRPAARDDAATDFDVLIVGAGLSGIGAAYHLRERCPSARVAILEGRGAMGGTWDLFRYPGVRSDSDMFTLGYSFHPWHSALAISDGGTILDYIKDTARHFGIDRAIRYHHKVTAANWDSASARWTVHVQRDDGAGQTAEIRYTCRFLYMCSGYYDYEEGHAPRWPDMEQYAGRVVHPQHWPTDLDYAGKRVVVIGSGATAVTLVPSMAGAARHVTMLQRSPTYIVSLPARDRIADALRRWLPAGFAHKLVRTKNVLLTMYFYNLARRRPDATRKFILRAAGRQLGPQFDVNKHLAPRYQPWDQRLCLVPNGDLFKAIRAGNASIVTDEIERFTPTGLRLKSGQRLDADVIVSATGLKLKLLGGAAISVDGRPVQLSDSVSYKGMMYSGVPNLASSFGYTNASWTLKAELIALYVCRLLNHMQAHGYDSCVPRADAAGMTLAPAVDLTSGYIQRAAAVLPKQGARNPWRSHQNYARDLATLRFGSLIDDAMHFERRRAPLAARDDTPQPAYDAR, encoded by the coding sequence ATGAGCCCCACCGCCGATCGGCCCGCCGCGCGCGACGACGCCGCCACGGATTTCGATGTCCTGATCGTCGGCGCCGGCCTGTCCGGCATCGGCGCCGCCTATCACCTGCGCGAACGCTGCCCGTCCGCGCGCGTCGCGATCCTGGAAGGACGCGGCGCGATGGGCGGCACCTGGGACCTGTTCCGCTATCCGGGCGTGCGCTCCGACTCCGACATGTTCACGCTCGGCTACAGCTTCCATCCGTGGCACAGCGCGCTGGCGATCTCCGACGGCGGCACGATCCTCGACTACATCAAGGACACCGCGCGACACTTCGGCATCGACCGCGCGATCCGCTATCACCACAAGGTGACGGCCGCCAACTGGGATTCCGCGAGCGCGCGCTGGACGGTGCACGTGCAGCGCGACGACGGCGCGGGCCAGACCGCGGAAATCCGCTACACCTGCCGCTTCCTCTACATGTGCAGCGGCTACTACGACTACGAGGAAGGCCACGCGCCGCGCTGGCCGGACATGGAGCAGTACGCGGGCCGCGTCGTGCATCCGCAGCACTGGCCCACCGACCTCGATTACGCGGGCAAGCGCGTCGTCGTGATCGGCAGCGGCGCGACCGCGGTGACGCTGGTGCCGTCGATGGCGGGCGCCGCGCGGCACGTGACGATGCTGCAGCGCTCGCCGACCTACATCGTGTCGCTGCCCGCGCGCGACAGGATCGCCGACGCGCTGCGCCGCTGGCTGCCGGCCGGCTTCGCGCACAAGCTGGTGCGCACGAAGAACGTGCTGCTGACGATGTATTTCTACAATCTCGCGCGCCGCCGCCCGGACGCGACCCGGAAATTCATCCTCCGCGCGGCGGGCCGCCAGCTCGGCCCGCAGTTCGACGTCAACAAGCACCTCGCGCCGCGCTACCAGCCCTGGGACCAGCGCCTCTGCCTCGTGCCGAACGGCGACCTGTTCAAGGCGATCCGCGCGGGCAACGCATCGATCGTCACCGACGAGATCGAACGCTTCACGCCCACCGGGCTGCGCCTGAAAAGCGGCCAGCGCCTCGACGCCGACGTGATCGTGTCCGCGACCGGACTCAAGCTGAAACTGCTGGGCGGCGCGGCGATCAGCGTCGACGGACGGCCCGTGCAGTTGTCGGACAGCGTGTCGTACAAGGGCATGATGTACAGCGGCGTGCCGAACCTCGCGTCGTCGTTCGGCTACACGAACGCGTCGTGGACCTTGAAGGCCGAGCTGATCGCGCTCTACGTCTGCCGGCTGCTCAACCACATGCAGGCGCACGGCTACGACAGCTGCGTGCCGCGCGCCGACGCCGCCGGCATGACACTCGCGCCCGCGGTCGACCTGACCTCCGGCTACATCCAGCGCGCCGCCGCCGTGCTGCCGAAGCAGGGCGCGCGCAATCCGTGGCGCTCCCACCAGAACTACGCGCGCGATCTCGCGACGCTGCGCTTCGGCTCGCTGATCGACGACGCGATGCATTTCGAGCGCCGCCGCGCGCCGCTCGCCGCCCGCGACGACACCCCGCAACCCGCCTACGACGCAAGGTGA
- a CDS encoding SgrR family transcriptional regulator, with protein MRLIDQFQKIHELLEAKAAQPGLPALAEALHCTERNARLLLRKMEARGWLSWDAARGRGHFSRLALLTTPKQVWLDHLSTLLAKGELEEAFASLDSDQRKQLMTRLPDFMGVSEVDGAFARLRIPLARTVRALDPLEAKFLTEAYLIHHIFARLLEFDRTTNQLIPALSHHWEDEENGKIWNFWLRRGLTFHDGSPLEAVDVQHTLLRLRDAMGDDESHFRNLDSVDVSGSWKVTCRLKTGDYFWLHYLATESASIVPRKRSSDFSFMPIGSGPFRLTRRSDYRLSLSAFENYYKERALLEEIDLWVMSEADEASKFDLHFGPISDSPTGQSQVVQELSTSVQVVCNPCRPFFSSASQRLALADWLARTELISTQGISRRPAFGYLPAWRHRVATLGTRRPRIPKTAKLKMVAILTSKDEEIFNLILNRLQAADVDVAVAVLSHEEYLRCDWVESADLVVCGGYSNSNEEMCCHWQFSEEPVFRRWIAKEHRLSIDKKLLAIRECPDAPTRMERYKELDKQFVNEGWTIPISHTISHVRVGAHVGGAKDMTLGYVPLAGLWLR; from the coding sequence ATGCGACTCATCGATCAATTTCAGAAAATTCACGAGCTGCTGGAGGCGAAGGCCGCCCAGCCTGGTCTCCCGGCACTAGCAGAGGCATTGCATTGCACCGAACGCAACGCGCGGCTCTTGCTGCGCAAGATGGAGGCGCGAGGTTGGCTCAGCTGGGATGCGGCTCGCGGGCGCGGGCACTTCTCTCGTCTAGCCTTGCTCACCACACCGAAACAGGTGTGGTTGGATCATCTGTCAACGCTGCTCGCCAAAGGCGAGTTGGAGGAGGCCTTTGCCAGCCTCGACAGCGATCAGCGAAAGCAACTGATGACGCGACTGCCGGATTTCATGGGGGTGTCGGAGGTTGACGGTGCATTCGCCCGGCTCCGAATACCGTTGGCGCGTACCGTGAGGGCGCTTGATCCGTTAGAGGCTAAATTCTTAACAGAGGCGTATTTAATCCATCATATTTTCGCGCGGCTTTTGGAATTTGATCGGACTACAAATCAATTGATTCCCGCATTGTCTCACCATTGGGAGGATGAGGAGAATGGAAAAATCTGGAATTTCTGGCTCAGGCGTGGATTGACCTTCCACGATGGAAGTCCGCTGGAGGCTGTGGATGTTCAGCACACGCTACTCCGTTTACGCGATGCGATGGGCGACGATGAGTCACATTTCAGGAATCTAGACTCCGTGGACGTTAGCGGCAGCTGGAAAGTGACGTGTCGCTTGAAGACCGGGGACTACTTTTGGCTGCACTACCTTGCAACCGAAAGTGCATCGATCGTCCCTAGAAAGAGGAGCAGTGATTTCTCGTTCATGCCGATCGGCAGCGGCCCGTTCAGGCTCACGCGGCGTAGCGATTATCGTCTCTCCCTGTCAGCATTCGAAAACTACTACAAAGAACGCGCACTGCTCGAGGAAATCGACTTGTGGGTGATGTCGGAGGCAGATGAAGCATCGAAGTTCGATCTTCACTTTGGCCCAATTTCCGATTCGCCCACAGGACAGAGCCAGGTTGTGCAAGAGCTGTCCACCAGCGTGCAGGTTGTGTGTAATCCGTGCCGGCCGTTCTTCTCGAGCGCATCACAGCGGCTTGCATTGGCAGACTGGCTTGCGCGGACCGAGTTGATCTCGACGCAAGGTATCTCCCGGCGCCCCGCGTTCGGATATTTGCCTGCGTGGCGGCATCGTGTCGCTACGCTTGGGACTCGTCGACCACGTATTCCGAAGACAGCCAAGTTGAAGATGGTGGCGATCTTGACCAGCAAAGACGAGGAGATATTTAATTTGATTCTGAATAGGCTTCAGGCCGCAGATGTGGACGTTGCCGTTGCAGTGCTGTCGCACGAAGAGTACCTTCGATGCGATTGGGTGGAGTCCGCCGATCTCGTTGTGTGCGGCGGCTATAGCAATTCAAACGAAGAAATGTGCTGCCATTGGCAGTTTTCAGAGGAGCCAGTCTTCCGTCGATGGATAGCGAAGGAGCACCGGCTGTCCATCGATAAAAAATTGCTGGCGATCAGAGAATGCCCGGATGCTCCAACGCGGATGGAACGTTATAAGGAGCTGGACAAGCAGTTTGTCAATGAGGGCTGGACGATACCGATTTCACATACGATTTCCCATGTACGTGTCGGAGCACATGTGGGTGGCGCGAAAGATATGACTCTCGGATACGTACCGCTTGCCGGTCTTTGGCTGCGCTAA
- a CDS encoding nucleotidyltransferase domain-containing protein has protein sequence MRTLAEHPIDADTKQTAFAFLDRAAKAFPVKGAILFGSRAKGGFRPDSDADIAVVLPGPRGQFMAAKLMMADMAFDVLLETGIRVQPLPVWEDEWEHPESYSNPALLRNIESDGVRLW, from the coding sequence ATGCGCACCCTGGCTGAACACCCTATCGACGCCGATACCAAGCAGACGGCATTCGCCTTTCTGGACAGGGCCGCCAAGGCCTTTCCGGTCAAAGGAGCCATCCTCTTTGGTAGTCGTGCGAAAGGCGGATTCCGCCCGGACAGTGACGCCGATATCGCGGTTGTCCTGCCGGGGCCACGCGGCCAATTCATGGCGGCCAAACTGATGATGGCCGACATGGCGTTTGATGTCTTGCTGGAAACGGGAATCCGGGTGCAGCCCCTTCCCGTCTGGGAAGACGAATGGGAACACCCTGAGTCGTATTCCAACCCCGCGCTATTGCGCAATATCGAAAGTGACGGAGTTCGACTGTGGTAA